From Thermoleophilia bacterium, one genomic window encodes:
- a CDS encoding ATP-dependent DNA helicase RecG, whose protein sequence is MAASEPITGTQSFGGGPVPSPAELLRAPVRWPRPGRLDRPLSVLEGVGPVLEEKARAIGVETIFDLLWRVPRAYGDAPERVLLGDLEPGVSATVLVVVNSIRRIRVRRRGLSVVEAKIADSSGERKAVWFNQPWIENQVKGGAAYVMEGRLDKKGFVVSAQEPTDAGADEVPVAEGPARWQDAGATGPPGLKEGGIRGRHPGSQELRPARWRGWAWQACRLAGDLVEPLPSSILEERGLAGAVSAIREAHFPQSEESSVLAMARLAYEELFLHQAVLRRGRIAGRSGGPPAIPLEGGEATSKEWIKGLPFELTGDQRAAVSAISGELKATVPMRRLLMGEVGSGKTVVALEAMLHAAGSGAQSALMAPTEVLADQHAATVSRLLSGSGVTFALLTGSTPPEARTRLLEALAAQNLDILIGTHALLEDPVVFSRLALCVIDEEHRFGVRQRGRLDRKAPAGHGAHILHMTATPIPRTLSLTAYGDLDVTELRQLPAGRLPISTRVLNEASRAEAFEHLRGEVRGGRQAFVVCPLIEKSEALQARAAIEEAERLRETELSEFEVGLIHGQMNSQQKALAMLAFEDGRTDVLVSTTVIEVGIDVPNATVMIVEGAERFGLSQLHQLRGRVGRGRHAGACFLIAGSSGASSARRLAALAKESDGFRLAEIDLEMRGEGEITGVRQHGLPRFAVARLPRDEELLEAARSDLDRLAEDSGGLDGPELGPMLELAGRRFGPEGIRR, encoded by the coding sequence GTGGCTGCTAGCGAGCCAATAACCGGGACGCAGTCTTTCGGCGGCGGCCCGGTGCCCTCGCCGGCGGAGCTCCTGCGGGCTCCGGTCCGCTGGCCGCGGCCCGGACGGCTCGACCGGCCACTCTCGGTCCTTGAAGGAGTCGGGCCGGTGCTCGAGGAAAAAGCGCGGGCGATCGGCGTCGAGACGATCTTCGACCTGCTCTGGCGGGTGCCGCGGGCATATGGCGACGCGCCTGAGCGGGTGCTGCTCGGCGATCTCGAACCAGGGGTCTCGGCGACGGTCCTGGTCGTGGTCAATTCGATCCGCCGGATCCGGGTGCGCCGTCGCGGCCTGAGCGTGGTCGAGGCGAAAATCGCCGATTCGTCCGGCGAACGGAAGGCGGTCTGGTTCAACCAGCCGTGGATCGAGAATCAGGTCAAGGGCGGTGCTGCCTATGTGATGGAAGGGCGCCTCGACAAGAAGGGCTTCGTCGTTTCGGCGCAGGAGCCGACTGACGCCGGCGCCGACGAGGTGCCGGTCGCCGAAGGACCGGCCCGGTGGCAGGACGCCGGCGCGACCGGGCCGCCCGGGCTCAAAGAGGGCGGCATCCGTGGCCGGCATCCGGGGTCGCAAGAGCTTCGTCCGGCGCGGTGGCGCGGCTGGGCATGGCAGGCCTGCCGCCTGGCCGGCGACCTGGTTGAACCGCTGCCTTCGTCGATCCTGGAGGAGCGCGGTCTGGCGGGCGCCGTCAGTGCGATCCGGGAAGCCCATTTCCCGCAGTCCGAGGAGTCGTCCGTTCTGGCGATGGCCCGACTGGCCTACGAGGAGCTCTTCCTCCACCAGGCGGTGCTGCGGCGCGGAAGGATCGCGGGCCGGAGCGGCGGACCCCCGGCGATCCCGCTTGAAGGCGGCGAGGCAACTTCGAAGGAATGGATCAAGGGATTGCCATTCGAGCTGACCGGCGACCAGCGGGCGGCGGTGTCGGCGATCTCCGGCGAATTGAAAGCGACCGTGCCAATGCGGCGGCTGCTGATGGGCGAGGTCGGGTCCGGCAAGACAGTGGTAGCGCTCGAGGCGATGCTGCACGCGGCCGGTAGCGGGGCACAGTCGGCGCTGATGGCCCCGACCGAAGTCCTGGCTGACCAGCATGCGGCAACCGTCTCCCGGTTGCTGAGCGGCTCCGGAGTCACTTTCGCGCTGCTGACCGGTTCGACCCCGCCGGAAGCGCGGACCCGGCTGCTGGAGGCGCTGGCCGCGCAGAATCTGGATATCTTGATCGGCACCCATGCCCTGCTCGAGGACCCCGTCGTCTTCAGCCGGCTCGCCCTCTGCGTGATCGACGAAGAGCACCGGTTCGGAGTCCGCCAGCGCGGCCGGCTCGATCGCAAGGCCCCGGCGGGGCATGGCGCCCACATACTCCACATGACCGCGACCCCGATCCCGAGAACGCTCTCGCTCACCGCCTACGGTGATCTCGACGTGACCGAACTCAGGCAGCTGCCGGCGGGCCGCCTGCCGATCAGCACCCGGGTTCTGAATGAAGCAAGCCGGGCGGAGGCGTTCGAGCACCTGCGCGGCGAAGTCCGAGGTGGCCGGCAGGCCTTCGTCGTCTGTCCCCTGATCGAAAAGTCGGAAGCGCTGCAGGCACGGGCCGCGATCGAAGAAGCAGAACGGCTGAGGGAAACCGAGCTGAGCGAATTCGAGGTCGGCCTGATCCACGGCCAGATGAACTCGCAGCAGAAGGCCCTGGCTATGTTGGCATTCGAGGATGGCCGCACCGACGTCCTGGTTTCGACCACCGTGATCGAGGTCGGCATCGACGTCCCGAACGCCACCGTGATGATCGTCGAGGGGGCCGAGCGGTTCGGCCTGTCCCAGCTCCATCAGCTTCGCGGCCGGGTCGGGCGTGGCCGGCACGCCGGGGCCTGTTTCCTGATCGCGGGCAGCTCGGGCGCCTCGTCCGCCCGGCGCCTGGCCGCCCTCGCCAAGGAGTCCGACGGATTCCGGCTGGCGGAGATCGACCTGGAGATGCGCGGTGAAGGCGAGATCACCGGGGTGCGCCAGCACGGGTTACCGCGGTTCGCCGTGGCCCGACTGCCCCGGGACGAGGAATTGCTCGAGGCGGCACGGTCCGACCTCGACCGGCTGGCCGAAGACAGTGGTGGGCTGGACGGACCGGAGCTCGGGCCGATGCTCGAGCTCGCCGGCCGCCGCTTCGGCCCGGAGGGGATCCGCCGGTGA